A genomic window from Struthio camelus isolate bStrCam1 chromosome 2, bStrCam1.hap1, whole genome shotgun sequence includes:
- the LOC104143949 gene encoding LOW QUALITY PROTEIN: carbonic anhydrase 1-like (The sequence of the model RefSeq protein was modified relative to this genomic sequence to represent the inferred CDS: inserted 1 base in 1 codon; substituted 1 base at 1 genomic stop codon) gives MANLNWSYQGNNGPDHWHKLYPIGNGAHQSPIEIKTKEVKKDVSLGHLQITWKPFTGKEIVNVGRSFHVXFEDKDNQSALTRGPLTGNYTLCQFHFFXGQTGEQGFEHAVDGGKDTSELHFLRWNSDKYASRAEAFDKPDTLAIVTVFLKLGSGNENLKDVLKALDSVKTKGKQAPFSNFDPASLLPKSLDYWTYNGSLTHPPLHESVIWIILKEPITTSSEQLAHFCALLSSAEGERPCPILSDHQPRQPLKSRVVRSQFQPVQGSAVCSSRPTHLKKEHVQIYKRVEKENMFFAAILLSYHKLL, from the exons atggcaaatttGAACTGGAGTTATCAAGGCAACAATG gACCTGACCACTGGCACAAGTTATACCCTATTGGCAATGGAGCCCATCAATCTCCTATAGAAATTAAAACCAAGGAAGTCAAAAAAGATGTCTCTCTAGGGCATCTCCAGATCACCTGGAAGCCTTTCACAGGCAAAGAGATTGTCAACGTTGGACGTTCTTTCCATG AATTTGAGGATAAGGACAATCAGTCAG CGCTGACCAGGGGACCTCTCACTGGCAATTACACACTGTGCCAGTTTCACTTCTTTTGAGGCCAAACCGGTGAACAAGGCTTTGAGCACGCAGTGGATGGGGGGAAAGACACCTCAGAG CTTCATTTCCTTCGCTGGAACTCGGACAAGTATGCAAGCAGGGCAGAGGCTTTCGACAAGCCGGATACTTTGGCAATTGTCACTGTTTTCCTGAAG CTTGGTTCAGGCAATGAAAACCTGAAGGATGTTTTGAAGGCCTTGGATTCAGTAAAGACTAAG GGTAAGCAAGCTCCATTTTCTAACTTTGATCCTGCCAGCCTACTGCCTAAATCCTTGGATTACTGGACTTACAATGGCTCTCTGACTCACCCTCCCCTCCATGAGAGTGTTATCTGGATTATCCTCAAAGAGCCCATTACtaccagctcagagcag CTGGCCCACTTCTGTGCCCTCCTGTCTTCTGCTGAAGGGGAAAGACCTTGTCCCATCCTGAGCGATCACCAGCCACGCCAGCCACTGAAGAGCCGAGTGGTGAGAAGCCAATTCCAGCCAGTCCAAGGCAGCGCAGTCTGCTCATCAAGACCAACACACCTAAAGAAAGAGCACGTACAAATCTACAAAAGAGTTGAAAAAGAGAATATGTTCTTCGCTGCAATACTCTTATCCTACCACAAGCTGTTGTAG